Proteins encoded in a region of the Sugiyamaella lignohabitans strain CBS 10342 chromosome B, complete sequence genome:
- the PRP39 gene encoding Prp39p (U1 snRNP protein involved in splicing; contains multiple tetriatricopeptide repeats; GO_component: GO:0005685 - U1 snRNP [Evidence IDA] [PMID 8196608]; GO_component: GO:0005685 - U1 snRNP [Evidence IDA] [PMID 9630245]; GO_component: GO:0071004 - U2-type prespliceosome [Evidence IDA] [PMID 16618970]; GO_component: GO:0000243 - commitment complex [Evidence IGI] [PMID 8196608]; GO_component: GO:0005622 - intracellular [Evidence IEA]; GO_component: GO:0005634 - nucleus [Evidence IEA,IEA]; GO_function: GO:0030627 - pre-mRNA 5'-splice site binding [Evidence IGI] [PMID 8196608]; GO_process: GO:0006396 - RNA processing [Evidence IEA]; GO_process: GO:0008380 - RNA splicing [Evidence IEA]; GO_process: GO:0000395 - mRNA 5'-splice site recognition [Evidence IGI] [PMID 8196608]; GO_process: GO:0006397 - mRNA processing [Evidence IEA]): MSQGTLSSVPAWRTAFEAAEQDPENLQLWETLIGLTTQHGANDIDNTRIVFDKLLAKFPLLFGYWIQYAIIEADFLKKNKQENKDDTVISVYERAVSAFPTSFDLWTHYGTYLVESHRNSHEKIRSVFTRGIKSSGRDFLSHPLWDAYIEFEESIEKESVEVAEILKAVVQYPLHQYARYYEKCSIVAEKFPSVFQDMDLNDVFTNTQIGTNDRWAFESQINRSYFHVIDLDPDQILNWNNYLDYEESQGDVAQIQFLYERALVPCALYEDFWLRYARWAAANTDENSILGTETVTNIYRRAALVFIPLNRPYIRLHWSLYEESRGNVDFARDILDSYQNSAPTDLLEEICHSRIQFERRQGDSEFIDKELEADRTTKNEKTRAVLIAHKALHIWHVEGDVDSARKLFQVYQFEDFALSSCPFFINYFKFELSQASRTKSLKYIHNLWKFIVFRTAIPLPVVNDLSESYLEFLRLEGFFKEYLEVDTETHGPFSVQKLHRLKLGGEPFITKRLKFINEHPGVEIDMVSVRYEGLDPLEKYLKDQQNV, encoded by the coding sequence ATGAGCCAAGGCACTCTTTCCAGTGTACCAGCTTGGAGGACTGCTtttgaagcagctgaacAGGATCCTGAGAATTTACAGCTTTGGGAGACCTTGATTGGTCTTACGACACAGCATGGCGCCAACGACATTGACAACACGAGGATAGTGTTCGACAAGCTATTAGCAAAGTTTCCTCTACTATTTGGATATTGGATTCAATACGCTATAATTGAAGCAGACTTtttaaaaaagaataagCAGGAGAATAAAGATGATACGGTAATTTCGGTATATGAAAGAGCTGTAAGCGCCTTCCCCACCAGCTTTGATTTATGGACTCACTACGGAACTTACTTGGTGGAATCACACCGTAATTCTCATGAAAAAATCAGATCTGTGTTTACTAGGGGAATAAAGTCTTCTGGTAGAGACTTTCTGTCACACCCTCTTTGGGATGCCTATATTGAGTTTGAAGAGTCCATTGAGAAAGAGAGTGTCGAAGTAGCAGAAATTCTTAAAGCGGTGGTCCAGTAtcctcttcaccagtaTGCGCGATATTACGAAAAATGTTCAATTGTTGCTGAGAAGTTTCCCAGTGTGTTTCAGGATATGGACTTGAATGACGTTTTCACAAATACTCAAATTGGGACAAACGACAGATGGGCTTTCGAATCCCAAATCAATCGGAGCTACTTTCATGTCATTGACCTTGACCCCGACCAAATTCTTAATTGGAATAATTATCTAGATTACGAGGAGTCGCAAGGCGATGTTGCACAAATTCAGTTTTTGTATGAGAGGGCTCTAGTTCCGTGTGCGTTGTATGAAGATTTCTGGCTGAGATATGCTCGATGGGCTGCAGCTAATACCGATGAAAATAGCATCCTTGGCACAGAAACAGTCACAAATATATACCGACGAGCAGCGCTTGTATTTATTCCTTTGAATCGACCCTATATTCGACTACATTGGTCACTATATGAGGAAAGTCGGGGTAACGTCGATTTCGCTCGAGACATCTTAGACAGTTACCAAAATAGCGCTCCCACGGACTTGCTGGAAGAAATATGCCATTCTAGGATTCAATTTGAGCGCCGTCAAGGCGATTCAGAATTTATTGACAAGGAATTGGAGGCAGACAGAACGACGAAAAACGAGAAAACCAGGGCTGTACTGATTGCACACAAAGCGTTACATATTTGGCATGTGGAAGGTGATGTAGATTCAGCAAGAAAATTATTCCAGGTTTATCAATTTGAGGATTTTGCCTTATCATCGTGTCCATTctttattaattatttcaagTTTGAGCTATCGCAAGCTTCAAGGACAAAgtcattaaaatatattcacAACCTTTGGAaatttattgtttttaGAACAGCAATCCCTTTACCAGTAGTGAATGATCTCTCAGAAAGCTATCTCGAGTTTCTTCGACTTGAAGGATTCTTTAAAGAATATTTAGAGGTTGACACGGAAACCCATGGTCCATTCTCAGTTCAGAAATTACACAGACTGAAGCTCGGAGGCGAGCCGTTCATCACGAAAAGACTCAAATTCATCAATGAGCATCCTGGGGTAGAGATTGATATGGTATCAGTTAGGTATGAAGGATTAGATCCTttagaaaaatatttgaaagATCAGCAAAATGTATAA
- the SCY1 gene encoding Scy1p (Putative kinase; suppressor of GTPase mutant, similar to bovine rhodopsin kinase; GO_component: GO:0030136 - clathrin-coated vesicle [Evidence IDA] [PMID 14562095]; GO_function: GO:0005524 - ATP binding [Evidence IEA]; GO_function: GO:0003674 - molecular_function [Evidence ND]; GO_function: GO:0004672 - protein kinase activity [Evidence IEA]; GO_function: GO:0016772 - transferase activity, transferring phosphorus-containing groups [Evidence IEA]; GO_process: GO:0008150 - biological_process [Evidence ND]; GO_process: GO:0006468 - protein phosphorylation [Evidence IEA]) → MLDKRALNQYFTESGITNKRSIEEVFDRLRREVSALAKIRHPSIVRIIEPLEESKGTMMFVTEQLTGSINSLIGESRRSSTLDTGDLDELVIQRGLLQVTEALMFLHQNAGFVHLDVQPSSVLVDSKGDWKIGGLGFIEKFESGSSGDFYLPSFDPRLPSFSQINLDYAAPELILDRKLDPSNDVFSLGCLILAIYTSHSPLSTNNNPSAYKNEVSSNAIQRALRSPSIPQYLNSVLPRLLTRNTMDRITLESLKQSEFFDNPLVRTVNFLDNFSARLPSEKKVFLTGLNNMLPQFPKSVLQRKILQGLLDDLGTDSGLVYGILRIILTIGNDMSQLGFSEKILPAIRRVEKEPGCQSAIVDFLNIFLSRLSSDEFKKYILPILMSMLTKQDTTVSADHEQQKEVLVKIKQIVEKLDFVTIKNEVYPPVAEIFGKTTSLAVKLQSLNAFHVLVEHELDKYVITEKLIPLLSKMKTREPDIIMAALNVYSSLTTIVDIDVLATSLIPQILALSLESSLTVEQFGELMQKVRKMLDKIEQDRKKRLARNLPQQGVPTGLNTGSSSFKNGPSRSAANEAPLDFNSLISGNSNSAGRYTSSTTDNLDDFGSLMSGSGPSSTIAPVSVRQTVSPLMPTNALSTTTNSSQSILLPTPSRSGAMALEPSRFTGSFGTTTAAPLQTAKPSSASSIDWSKATQKPTFGATNNSSHGGFQSGTASTSVGYTMTSSTSSSIPPLLPKPSTTNWGTPLQPQNKSLASSSSVNTKPGNGLDQYQSLL, encoded by the coding sequence ATGCTGGACAAGCGGGCTTTAAATCAATATTTCACCGAATCCGGGATTACCAACAAAAGGAGTATAGAAGAGGTGTTTGATCGCTTGAGAAGAGAAGTATCGGCATTGGCTAAGATCCGGCATCCTTCAATTGTGAGAATTATTGAACCACTTGAAGAAAGTAAAGGCACAATGATGTTTGTCACGGAGCAGTTGACTGGCAGCATAAATTCGTTGATTGGTGAGAGCAGACGATCTAGTACGTTAGACACAGGAGATCTTGATGAGCTGGTTATTCAAAGGGGATTACTTCAAGTGACAGAAGCATTAATGTTTTTGCATCAAAATGCTGGATTTGTTCATCTGGACGTCCAGCCGAGTTCGGTTTTGGTCGATTCTAAAGGTGATTGGAAGATTGGCGGCCTCGGGTTTATAGAGAAATTTGAAAGTGGGTCAAGTGGAGATTTTTATCTTCCCAGCTTTGATCCTAGATTACCTTCATTTAGCCAGATTAATCTCGATTATGCGGCACCCGAGCTGATTCTGGATCGTAAGCTAGATCCAAGTAACGACGTATTTTCTCTTGGCTGTCTAATATTGGCCATATATACGTCGCATTCTCCTCTATCTACCAACAATAACCCCAGTGCCTACAAGAACGAGGTATCTTCTAATGCTATCCAGAGAGCTTTACGCTCACCAAGTATTCCACAATATTTAAATTCTGTTCTGCCACGACTTCTTACCAGGAATACAATGGATAGAATAACTTTGGAATCATTAAAACAATCAGAGTTTTTTGATAACCCGCTTGTTAGAACAGTGAACTTTTTAGATAACTTTTCAGCTCGACTGCCATCGGAGAAGAAGGTTTTCTTAACTGGATTGAATAATATGCTGCCACAATTTCCAAAATCAGTGTTGCAGCGAAAAATTTTGCAGGGATTGTTAGATGATTTGGGAACTGATTCTGGTCTGGTGTACGGCATTCTCCGAATCATCCTTACAATTGGCAATGATATGAGTCAGCTAGGTTTCAGCGAAAAAATACTACCCGCAATTCGACGAGTGGAAAAAGAACCAGGATGTCAGTCTGCTATTGTTGATTTTCTAAACATATTTTTGTCTCGCCTATCTAGTGACGagttcaaaaaatatatcctTCCTATTTTGATGTCCATGCTAACTAAGCAGGATACCACTGTCTCTGCCGATCACGAACAGCAGAAAGAAGTACTTGTGAAAATCAAGCAAATTGTGGAGAAGTTAGATTTCGTTACGATAAAAAATGAGGTTTATCCGCCAGTTGCCGAGATATTTGGAAAAACGACCAGCTTGGCAGTTAAATTGCAATCATTGAATGCATTTCATGTCCTTGTTGAACATGAACTCGATAAGTACGTCATAACTGAGAAATTAATTCCTTTACTGAGCAAGATGAAGACCCGTGAACCTGACATTATTATGGCTGCTTTGAACGTATATTCGTCGTTGACTACAATTGTCGATATTGATGTACTTGCAACATCACTTATTCCTCAAATTCTCGCATTGAGTTTAGAATCATCACTTACTGTCGAACAATTTGGTGAGTTAATGCAGAAGGTCCGCAAGATGCTCGATAAGATTGAACAAGACAGAAAGAAACGACTGGCTCGGAATCTACCTCAACAAGGGGTGCCAACAGGATTAAATACAGGGTCCAGTTCTTTCAAGAATGGACCATCCAGATCTGCGGCAAATGAGGCTCCACTTGACTTCAATAGTCTAATATCCGGAAATTCAAACTCTGCTGGTCGTTACACTTCTAGTACAACTGACAATTTGGACGATTTTGGCTCATTAATGAGCGGTTCGGGACCAAGTAGTACCATCGCTCCGGTTTCGGTCAGACAAACGGTTAGCCCGTTGATGCCTACCAACGCTTTGTCCACAACTACGAATTCTTCGCAATCAATACTATTACCTACCCCATCGCGATCTGGGGCTATGGCCTTGGAACCGAGCCGATTTACTGGCTCGTTTGGAACTACTACTGCAGCCCCATTACAAACCGCTAAACCCTCTTCAGCGTCATCTATTGACTGGTCAAAGGCAACTCAGAAGCCTACTTTCGGTGCGACTAATAACTCTTCTCACGGAGGATTTCAATCAGGGACTGCATCAACGTCAGTGGGATACACAATGACTTCGTCAACAAGTTCCAGCATCCCTCCGTTACTCCCTAAACCGTCGACCACTAACTGGGGTACGCCGCTTCAGCCGCAAAATAAAAGTTTGGCATCGTCAAGCTCAGTAAATACCAAGCCAGGGAATGGACTTGATCAATACCAGAGCTTGCTATAG
- the VMA13 gene encoding H(+)-transporting V1 sector ATPase subunit H (Subunit H of the V1 peripheral membrane domain of V-ATPase; part of the electrogenic proton pump found throughout the endomembrane system; serves as an activator or a structural stabilizer of the V-ATPase; the V1 peripheral membrane domain of the vacuolar H+-ATPase (V-ATPase) has eight subunits; GO_component: GO:0000329 - fungal-type vacuole membrane [Evidence IDA] [PMID 23708375]; GO_component: GO:0016021 - integral component of membrane [Evidence ISM] [PMID 12192589]; GO_component: GO:0016020 - membrane [Evidence IEA]; GO_component: GO:0005774 - vacuolar membrane [Evidence IEA]; GO_component: GO:0000221 - vacuolar proton-transporting V-type ATPase, V1 domain [Evidence IEA]; GO_component: GO:0000221 - vacuolar proton-transporting V-type ATPase, V1 domain [Evidence TAS] [PMID 10224039]; GO_component: GO:0000221 - vacuolar proton-transporting V-type ATPase, V1 domain [Evidence TAS] [PMID 9442887]; GO_component: GO:0005773 - vacuole [Evidence IEA]; GO_function: GO:0016820 - hydrolase activity, acting on acid anhydrides, catalyzing transmembrane movement of substances [Evidence IEA]; GO_function: GO:0046961 - proton-transporting ATPase activity, rotational mechanism [Evidence IEA]; GO_function: GO:0046961 - proton-transporting ATPase activity, rotational mechanism [Evidence TAS] [PMID 10224039]; GO_function: GO:0046961 - proton-transporting ATPase activity, rotational mechanism [Evidence TAS] [PMID 9442887]; GO_process: GO:0015991 - ATP hydrolysis coupled proton transport [Evidence IEA]; GO_process: GO:0006811 - ion transport [Evidence IEA]; GO_process: GO:0015992 - proton transport [Evidence IEA]; GO_process: GO:0006810 - transport [Evidence IEA]; GO_process: GO:0007035 - vacuolar acidification [Evidence TAS] [PMID 10224039]; GO_process: GO:0007035 - vacuolar acidification [Evidence TAS] [PMID 9442887]): MGENFGSNKANVSLCYSSPISSQYLEEIQSNIRVRPIPWEGYVRANLITTEEASLIKTIEKLPKDKSVAIIAKDSDIYAAKLIGILSRITRDDVVKYILSLVGDFASDSPEFRESLLGLKDPQTFDVLTKLLDKPDEQTHLLSIKALITLIGQSSDDKSAVKLALAYISKKLASSPNANLQDIAVQAYSSLLQVKKFRPLFWESRNEIVPSLIKILNASQGNLQLQYYTLLVFWLVTFEKQPAADVVTEFDLVPTLLNITKNSVKEKIVRLAVATLVNTINNASKVSVPALLSHSCLELVKTLAERKWTDEELIEDLDFLKTTLQEAFDSMTTFDEYGSEIIGKNLKWSPPHRSETFWKENIGKFKEGDWKILKALSNIITSSQDPVTLAVGSNDVSRIISELPESLKVFEKLGTKVKIMELMNHPDSDVRYEALKATQTFIAHSFK, from the exons ATGGGAGAGAATTTTGGATCTAATAAAGCAAATGTGTCCTTGTGCTAT TCGTCACCCATTTCCTCTCAATACCTCGAAGAGATCCAATCGAACATCCGTGTTAGACCAATTCCTTGGGAGGGATATGTTCGTGCCAATCTCATTACTACCGAGGAAGCATCGCTGATCAAGACTATAGAAAAGCTACCGAAGGATAAGAGTGTTGCCATTATCGCTAAGGATTCAGATATTTATGCTGCAAAGCTTATTGGTATTTTGAGCCGTATCACTAGAGATGATGTTGTCAAGTATATCTTGTCGTTAGTAGGCGACTTTGCCAGCGATTCCCCCGAGTTCAGGGAGTCCTTGTTAGGTTTGAAAGACCCACAAACATTTGACGTCCTAACCAAATTGCTTGATAAACCTGACGAACAAACTCATTTGCTCAGTATCAAAGCATTGATTACTTTGATTGGTCAAAGCAGTGACGACAAGAGTGCCGTCAAACTCGCCTTGGCATATATCTCGAAGAAACTTGCCAGCTCGCCAAATGCCAATCTTCAAGATATTGCCGTTCAAGCTTATTCTAGTCTTCTCCAAGTGAAGAAGTTCCGCCCTCTGTTTTGGGAGAGTCGCAACGAAATCGTTCCTTCGTTGATTAAGATTCTCAATGCTTCCCAAGGCAACCTTCAACTTCAGTACTATACGCTACTTGTCTTTTGGCTTGTTACGTTCGAGAAGCAACCAGCCGCAGATGTAGTAACCGAGTTTGACCTCGTGCCTACTTTACTTAATATCACGAAGAACTCTGTCAAAGAGAAGATTGTTCGACTGGCTGTGGCCACCCTTGTCAACACTATTAACAACGCATCGAAAGTAAGCGTGCCTGCATTGCTTTCGCACTCCTGCTTGGAGTTAGTCAAGACCCTTGCTGAGCGCAAGTGGACGGATGAGGAGCTTATTGAAGATCTTGACTTCTTGAAGACTACTCTTCAAGAGGCATTTGATTCAATGACTACCTTCGACGAGTATGGCAGCGAAATTATCGGAAAGAACTTGAAGTGGTCGCCCCCTCACCGCAGCGAGACATTTTGGAAGGAAAATATTGGCAAGTTCAAAGAAGGAGATTGGAAGATTCTCAAAGCTCTTTCAAACATCATCACTTCCAGCCAGGACCCTGTAACTCTTGCCGTGGGCTCTAACGACGTATCACGGATTATCTCTGAGCTCCCCGAGTCCTTGAAAGTGTTTGAGAAGTTGGGAACGAAGGTTAAGATCATGGAGCTCATGAATCATCCTGACAGCGACGTTAGGTACGAAGCTCTCAAGGCGACTCAGACTTTCATCGCCCATTCATTTAAATAA
- the PTR2 gene encoding Ptr2p (Integral membrane peptide transporter; mediates transport of di- and tri-peptides; conserved protein that contains 12 transmembrane domains; PTR2 expression is regulated by the N-end rule pathway via repression by Cup9p; GO_component: GO:0016021 - integral component of membrane [Evidence IEA]; GO_component: GO:0016021 - integral component of membrane [Evidence ISM] [PMID 12192589]; GO_component: GO:0016020 - membrane [Evidence IEA,IEA,IEA]; GO_component: GO:0005886 - plasma membrane [Evidence IDA] [PMID 12469340]; GO_component: GO:0005886 - plasma membrane [Evidence IDA] [PMID 17507646]; GO_function: GO:0042936 - dipeptide transporter activity [Evidence IDA] [PMID 16096264]; GO_function: GO:0015197 - peptide transporter activity [Evidence IMP] [PMID 8264579]; GO_function: GO:0005215 - transporter activity [Evidence IEA]; GO_function: GO:0042937 - tripeptide transporter activity [Evidence IDA] [PMID 16096264]; GO_process: GO:0042938 - dipeptide transport [Evidence IDA] [PMID 16096264]; GO_process: GO:0006857 - oligopeptide transport [Evidence IEA]; GO_process: GO:0015833 - peptide transport [Evidence IEA]; GO_process: GO:0015833 - peptide transport [Evidence IMP] [PMID 8264579]; GO_process: GO:0015031 - protein transport [Evidence IEA]; GO_process: GO:0006810 - transport [Evidence IEA,IEA]; GO_process: GO:0042939 - tripeptide transport [Evidence IDA] [PMID 16096264]) codes for MASVDRIESRDSVELAKENIEREIANQDYIEDDSNLPGPSPTEEELTTLRKIADTLPTSAWLVAVVELCERFTYYGVSGVFQNYMQIPLDSKRQNGALGLGQSKATALSYFFQFWCYVTPILGAVIADKWLGKYKTICVFAGIYIIGTLVLFVTSLPTALEHGAGLGGLIAAMIIIGLGTGGIKSNVSPLIADQYTITKPYIKTLKNGERVVVDPALTVQSVFMIFYFCINLGSLSAIATTEMEKNINFWAAYLLPFCFFFVGIAALIIGRNKYIKRPAMGSVIPDAFKIIMIGATNGFNLDKAKPSVRNADGQSEVQWSDLFVDEVRRSVYACKVFLFYPVYWVVYGQMINNFVSQADQMELHGLPNDIMQNIDPIAIMVFIPIMERIVYPALRKIGIQCKPITRIFWGFVFASLSMAYSAIVQHLIYSAGPCYDHPLNCPASMDGVIPNKVHVAIQTPAYFFIAISEIMASITGLEYAYTKAPANMKSFIMSLFLLTNALGAAIGMALSSTAVDPKLVWMFTGLAIATLISGFIFWFLFRSYNQLEEELNVIDADYAAEMNAEIKHNMHAHGNDNDAEKQNA; via the coding sequence ATGGCTTCTGTTGACCGTATTGAATCTCGTGACTCCGTTGAGTTGGCCAAGGAGAACATCGAAAGAGAAATTGCCAACCAAGACTACATTGAGGATGACTCCAATTTACCAGGACCATCCCCTACTGAGGAGGAGCTCACCACCCTTCGTAAAATTGCCGACACTCTGCCCACCTCTGCATGGCTTGTAGCTGTCGTTGAATTGTGTGAGCGTTTCACTTACTATGGTGTTTCTGGAGTTTTTCAAAACTATATGCAAATTCCTCTTGACAGTAAGAGACAAAATGGTGCTCTTGGCTTGGGTCAATCAAAGGCCACTGCTCTATCATATTTCTTCCAATTCTGGTGTTATGTTACTCCTATTCTTGGTGCTGTCATTGCTGATAAGTGGCTCGGAAAGTACAAGACCATCTGCGTCTTTGCTGGTATCTACATCATTGGTACTTTGGTTCTTTTCGTTACTTCTCTCCCCACTGCTCTTGAACACGGTGCTGGTCTCGGTGGTTTGATTGCTGCTATGATTATTATTGGTTTGGGAACTGGTGGTATCAAGTCGAATGTTTCTCCTCTTATTGCTGATCAATACACCATTACTAAGCCCTATATCAAGACCCTTAAAAATGGTGAAAgagttgttgttgacccTGCTCTTACTGTACAATCTGTTTTCATGATCTTCTATTTCTGTATCAACCTTGGTTCTTTGTCTGCTATTGCCACCACTGAGATGGAGAAGAACATCAACTTCTGGGCTGCTTACTTGTTGCctttctgcttcttcttcgttgGTATCGCTGCTCTTATCATCGGTAGAAACAAGTATATTAAGAGACCCGCTATGGGATCTGTTATTCCTGATGCATTCAAGATTATCATGATTGGTGCCACTAACGGCTTCAACCTTGACAAGGCCAAGCCCTCTGTCCGTAACGCTGATGGTCAATCTGAGGTTCAATGGAGcgatttgtttgttgatgaggTTCGTCGTTCAGTCTATGCCTGTAAGGTCTTCCTTTTCTACCCCGTTTACTGGGTTGTATATGGACAAATGATCAACAACTTTGTTTCCCAAGCTGATCAAATGGAACTTCATGGACTCCCCAACGATATCATGCAAAACATTGATCCCATTGCCATTATGGTCTTCATCCCTATCATGGAGAGAATTGTATACCCCGCTTTGAGAAAGATTGGTATCCAATGTAAGCCCATCACTAGAATCTTCTGGGGATTCGTCTTTGCTTCTCTCTCTATGGCCTACTCTGCTATTGTCCAACACCTTATCTACAGTGCTGGTCCTTGTTATGACCATCCATTAAACTGTCCTGCTTCAATGGATGGTGTCATTCCCAACAAAGTGCACGTTGCTATTCAAACTCCCGCCTACTTCTTCATTGCTATTTCTGAAATCATGGCCTCCATCACTGGTCTTGAGTACGCTTATACTAAGGCTCCTGCTAACATGAAGTCGTTCATCATGTCCCTCTTCTTGCTTACCAATGCTTTGGGTGCCGCCATCGGTATGGCTTTGtcttcaactgctgttgatcCTAAGCTTGTTTGGATGTTCACTGGTTTGGCCATTGCTACTCTTATCAGTGGTTTCATCTTCTGGTTCCTATTCAGATCTTACAACcaacttgaagaagaactcaATGTTATCGATGCTGATTATGCTGCCGAAATGAATGCTGAGATTAAGCACAACATGCATGCTCATGGTAACGATAACGATGCTGAAAAGCAAAATGCATAA